One window of the Burkholderia ubonensis subsp. mesacidophila genome contains the following:
- a CDS encoding electron transfer flavoprotein subunit beta/FixA family protein, which translates to MNAPRLLKRIAVLVSVGRHPVSGAPRYSRNDAAALELGCTLAERHHSQLDVIHAGDPITPALAEYLALGAREVEVLTCRDGDDAAHALAARVEGYDLVLTGTRAEGAYDTGMLPYRVAAVLGYPLVGSAVDVTIDAGRATVRQFLPKGLRRRVDAALPAVVAVHPLANAQPRYAYARLKAGNVRPVRVSPGADADADADAAAWTVGAIERKPVRLAAAEKRSGHARMLSATTTESRGGNVVNEGSSVEKAQVILAYLREHQLIDY; encoded by the coding sequence ATGAACGCCCCCCGATTGTTGAAGCGCATCGCGGTGCTGGTGTCGGTCGGCCGGCACCCGGTCAGCGGCGCGCCGCGCTACAGCCGCAACGACGCGGCCGCGCTCGAGCTCGGCTGCACGCTGGCCGAGCGCCATCATTCGCAGCTCGACGTGATCCACGCGGGCGACCCGATCACGCCGGCGCTCGCCGAATACCTGGCGCTCGGCGCGCGCGAGGTCGAGGTGCTGACCTGCCGCGACGGCGACGATGCCGCGCACGCGCTCGCCGCGCGCGTGGAAGGCTACGACCTCGTGCTGACCGGCACGCGCGCCGAGGGCGCGTACGACACCGGAATGCTGCCGTATCGCGTGGCCGCGGTGCTCGGCTATCCGCTCGTCGGCTCGGCCGTCGACGTGACGATCGATGCGGGCCGCGCGACGGTCCGGCAATTCTTGCCGAAAGGGCTGCGCAGGCGCGTCGATGCGGCGCTGCCGGCGGTCGTCGCCGTGCATCCGCTCGCGAACGCGCAGCCGCGCTACGCGTATGCGCGGCTGAAGGCGGGCAACGTGCGCCCGGTGCGCGTGTCGCCCGGCGCGGACGCCGACGCGGACGCCGACGCGGCCGCGTGGACGGTCGGCGCGATCGAGCGCAAGCCGGTCAGGCTGGCCGCCGCCGAGAAGCGCTCCGGGCATGCCCGGATGCTGTCGGCGACCACCACCGAAAGCCGGGGCGGGAACGTCGTAAATGAAGGGAGTTCGGTCGAAAAAGCACAAGTGATCCTCGCGTATTTGCGCGAGCATCAGCTCATCGACTACTGA
- a CDS encoding aromatic ring-hydroxylating oxygenase subunit alpha, translating to MKVSADIRALIERRKAGHSLEAPFYTSEEIFALDMEAIFRQHWIQVAVEPDVPEPGDYLTVQLGNDSILIVRDDDMEIRAFHNVCRHRGARLCNEDKGSVGNIVCPYHSWTYNLTGQLMFAEHMGEQFDRCKHSLKSVHVQNLAGLIFICLADEPPADFAQLRAAMEPYLLPHDLPNAKIAAQIDIIEEGNWKLTMENNRECYHCVANHPELTISLYEYGFGYQRSDANAEGMDAFAETCIRRGKEWAEMGLPSVEIEKLLDVTGFRTQRLPLDRSGESQTLDAKIASKKLLGEFRQADLGGLSFWTQPNSWHHFMSDHIVTFSVIPLSAGKTLVRTKWLVHKDAKEGIDYDVKNLTAVWNATNDQDRALVEFSQRGATSSAYEPGPYSPYTEGLVEKFAAWYIDRLAEQTGA from the coding sequence ATGAAAGTATCGGCAGACATTCGTGCACTGATCGAACGACGCAAGGCAGGGCACAGCCTCGAGGCGCCGTTCTATACGAGTGAGGAGATTTTCGCGCTCGACATGGAGGCGATCTTTCGCCAGCACTGGATCCAGGTGGCGGTCGAGCCGGACGTGCCCGAGCCGGGCGACTACCTGACGGTGCAACTGGGGAACGATTCGATCCTGATCGTGCGCGACGACGACATGGAGATTCGCGCGTTCCACAACGTGTGCCGCCATCGCGGCGCGCGGCTGTGCAACGAGGACAAGGGCTCGGTCGGCAACATCGTGTGCCCGTACCACAGCTGGACCTACAACCTGACGGGCCAGCTGATGTTCGCCGAGCACATGGGCGAGCAGTTCGACCGCTGCAAGCACAGCCTGAAATCGGTGCACGTGCAGAACCTCGCGGGCCTGATCTTCATCTGCCTCGCGGACGAGCCGCCGGCCGACTTCGCGCAGCTGCGCGCGGCGATGGAGCCGTACCTGCTGCCGCACGACCTGCCGAACGCGAAGATCGCCGCGCAGATCGACATCATCGAGGAAGGCAACTGGAAGCTGACGATGGAGAACAATCGCGAGTGCTATCACTGCGTCGCGAACCATCCGGAGCTGACGATCTCGCTGTACGAATACGGCTTCGGCTACCAGCGCTCCGACGCCAACGCCGAGGGCATGGACGCGTTCGCGGAGACTTGCATCCGGCGCGGGAAGGAATGGGCCGAGATGGGCTTGCCGTCCGTCGAGATCGAGAAGCTGCTCGACGTGACGGGCTTCCGCACGCAGCGCCTGCCGCTCGACCGCAGCGGCGAATCGCAGACGCTCGACGCGAAGATCGCGTCGAAGAAGCTGCTCGGCGAGTTCCGCCAGGCCGATCTCGGCGGGCTGTCGTTCTGGACCCAGCCGAACTCGTGGCACCACTTCATGAGCGACCACATCGTCACGTTCTCGGTGATCCCGCTGTCGGCCGGCAAGACGCTCGTGCGCACCAAGTGGCTCGTGCACAAGGATGCGAAGGAAGGCATCGACTACGACGTGAAGAACCTCACGGCCGTGTGGAACGCGACCAACGACCAGGACCGCGCGCTCGTCGAGTTCTCGCAGCGCGGCGCGACGAGCAGCGCGTACGAGCCGGGCCCGTACTCGCCGTACACCGAAGGCCTCGTCGAGAAGTTCGCGGCCTGGTACATCGACCGTCTCGCCGAACAAACCGGCGCATAG
- a CDS encoding hybrid-cluster NAD(P)-dependent oxidoreductase, which translates to MMRDAANFEPTDSRVTRPAFWNALPERWTSDVEETLVCCQVRQETHDVKSFFFRSPQGRAFSFEPGQFITLELDIDGETINRCYTISSSPARPHTISITVKRVPGGKVSNWLHDNLQPGAPIRVLGPAGEFTCARHPARKYLFLSAGSGITPLMSMSRAHHDLAEDRDIVFVHSARTPDDIIFARELELIASNHTNFRTSFVVERVGVRTSWPGVTGFLSLSLLKLIAPDFMEREIFTCGPAPYMKAVRDLLDEAGFDRKQYHEESFSFETLAQAASDELIADLAPATDGEAGAGSDQAATQFTVSFAKSNREIACGSEQHVLDAARQSGVRLPASCTQGMCGTCKVKLVSGQVEMKHNGGIRQREIDQGMVLLCCSKPLTDLVIDK; encoded by the coding sequence ATGATGCGAGATGCGGCGAATTTCGAGCCGACCGACAGCCGGGTGACGCGCCCGGCGTTCTGGAACGCGCTCCCCGAGCGCTGGACGAGCGACGTCGAGGAAACGCTGGTGTGCTGCCAGGTGCGGCAGGAAACGCACGACGTGAAGAGCTTCTTCTTCCGTTCGCCGCAGGGTCGCGCGTTCTCGTTCGAGCCCGGGCAGTTCATCACGCTCGAGCTCGACATCGACGGCGAGACGATCAACCGGTGCTACACGATTTCGTCGTCGCCCGCGCGGCCGCACACGATTTCGATCACGGTCAAGCGCGTGCCGGGCGGCAAGGTGTCGAACTGGCTGCACGACAACCTGCAGCCGGGCGCGCCGATCCGCGTGCTCGGCCCGGCGGGCGAATTCACCTGCGCGCGGCATCCGGCGCGCAAGTACCTGTTCCTGTCCGCCGGCTCCGGCATCACGCCGCTGATGTCGATGAGCCGTGCGCATCACGATCTCGCCGAGGATCGCGACATCGTGTTCGTGCACAGCGCGCGCACGCCCGACGACATCATCTTCGCGCGCGAGCTCGAGCTGATCGCGTCGAACCACACGAATTTCCGTACGTCGTTCGTCGTCGAGCGGGTCGGCGTGCGCACCAGCTGGCCGGGCGTGACCGGCTTCCTGTCGCTGTCGCTGCTGAAGCTGATCGCGCCGGACTTCATGGAGCGCGAGATCTTCACGTGCGGCCCGGCACCGTACATGAAGGCCGTGCGCGACCTGCTCGACGAAGCCGGCTTCGACCGGAAGCAGTACCACGAGGAGAGCTTCTCGTTCGAGACGCTCGCGCAGGCTGCATCCGACGAGCTGATTGCCGACCTTGCGCCTGCGACGGACGGCGAGGCCGGCGCAGGCAGCGATCAGGCAGCGACGCAGTTCACCGTCAGCTTCGCGAAGAGCAACCGCGAGATCGCGTGCGGCTCGGAGCAGCACGTGCTGGATGCGGCCCGCCAGTCGGGCGTGCGGCTGCCGGCGTCGTGCACGCAGGGCATGTGCGGCACCTGCAAGGTGAAGCTCGTGTCCGGCCAGGTGGAGATGAAGCACAACGGCGGGATTCGCCAGCGCGAGATCGATCAGGGGATGGTGCTGCTGTGCTGCAGCAAGCCGCTGACGGATCTCGTGATCGACAAGTAG
- a CDS encoding APC family permease gives MSQAGLRANSTSDVGATISHDSTGHTLHRGLTWKDAFWVTSGVPAGVLFTIGGVCATIGQPAWAIWIAAITMGLIQSATYAEISGLFPHKSGGASVYGAIGWVRYSKLIAPVSVWCNWLAWSPMLALGCGLAASYALTSLFPADAAVLHWQLKIADLSFIKPGLSLRINATFIIATILLLVTFKLQHSGASKAARTQRILGIASLTPLLIVGIVPFVTGDVPMSNLLPLLPLGHDAQGNLTTATFGSWNGQGVVMALGAMFMAGWASYGFETAVCYTREFRDPRRDTAKAIFWSGALCLVVMTLVPMAFQGALGTQAMLDPAIGDGTGVAAAMAKIVGGGAWVANAVVVMLMLSILLIVMTSMMGSSRTLYQASVDGWLPKYLSHVNEHGSPTRAMWTDLGFNLVLLMMSDYMTVLSISNVCYMLFVFLNLQSGWIHRMDRGNWERPFRCPTWLLVAGSLCGYANLVYVGAGANLQGEGTLRNGLIAMLLIVPVFLYRHYWQDRGRFPAQMQRDMELEVPKRSAWRDLAPYAALIGAALTIGLSYYFAWVK, from the coding sequence ATGAGTCAGGCAGGACTGCGTGCGAATAGCACCAGTGATGTTGGGGCAACCATCTCACATGATTCGACGGGCCACACGCTGCATCGTGGCCTGACTTGGAAGGATGCATTCTGGGTAACGAGCGGCGTGCCGGCAGGCGTGCTGTTCACGATCGGCGGCGTATGCGCGACGATCGGCCAGCCCGCGTGGGCGATCTGGATCGCCGCGATCACGATGGGGCTGATTCAGAGCGCGACTTATGCGGAAATTTCCGGGCTATTTCCCCATAAATCGGGCGGCGCGTCGGTGTACGGCGCGATCGGCTGGGTGCGTTACAGCAAACTGATTGCCCCGGTATCCGTGTGGTGCAACTGGCTCGCGTGGTCGCCGATGCTCGCACTCGGATGCGGTCTCGCGGCGAGCTACGCGCTGACGAGCCTCTTTCCCGCCGATGCGGCGGTGCTGCACTGGCAGCTCAAGATAGCAGACCTGAGCTTCATCAAGCCGGGCCTGTCCCTGCGGATCAACGCGACGTTCATCATCGCGACGATCCTGCTTCTCGTCACATTCAAGCTTCAGCACAGCGGCGCATCGAAGGCTGCGCGCACGCAGCGCATTCTCGGCATCGCGTCGCTCACGCCGCTCTTGATCGTCGGCATCGTGCCGTTCGTGACCGGCGACGTGCCGATGTCGAACCTGCTGCCGCTGTTGCCGCTCGGCCACGACGCGCAAGGCAACCTGACCACCGCGACCTTCGGCTCGTGGAACGGCCAGGGCGTCGTGATGGCGCTCGGCGCGATGTTCATGGCCGGCTGGGCGTCGTACGGCTTCGAAACGGCCGTCTGCTACACGCGCGAATTCCGCGATCCGCGCCGCGACACCGCGAAGGCGATCTTCTGGTCGGGTGCGCTGTGCCTCGTCGTGATGACGCTCGTGCCGATGGCGTTCCAGGGCGCGCTCGGCACGCAGGCGATGCTCGATCCGGCGATCGGCGACGGCACCGGCGTGGCGGCTGCGATGGCGAAGATCGTCGGCGGCGGCGCGTGGGTCGCGAACGCGGTCGTCGTGATGCTGATGCTGTCGATCCTGCTGATCGTGATGACGTCGATGATGGGCTCGTCGCGCACGCTGTACCAGGCGTCGGTCGACGGCTGGCTGCCGAAGTACCTGTCGCACGTGAACGAGCACGGCTCGCCGACGCGCGCGATGTGGACCGATCTCGGCTTCAACCTCGTGTTGCTGATGATGTCGGACTACATGACGGTGCTGTCGATCTCGAACGTCTGCTACATGCTGTTCGTATTCCTGAACCTTCAATCGGGCTGGATCCACCGGATGGATCGCGGCAACTGGGAGCGTCCGTTCCGCTGCCCGACGTGGCTGCTCGTCGCGGGCTCGCTGTGCGGCTACGCAAACCTCGTCTACGTCGGCGCGGGCGCGAACCTGCAGGGCGAAGGTACGCTGCGCAACGGGTTGATCGCGATGCTGCTGATCGTGCCGGTGTTCCTGTATCGCCACTACTGGCAGGATCGCGGCCGCTTCCCCGCGCAGATGCAGCGCGACATGGAGCTCGAAGTGCCGAAGCGCAGCGCGTGGCGCGATCTCGCGCCGTATGCGGCGTTGATCGGGGCCGCGCTGACGATCGGGCTGTCGTATTACTTCGCGTGGGTGAAGTAA
- a CDS encoding glycine betaine ABC transporter substrate-binding protein, whose protein sequence is MKFLGKMLWTGVLSAMVALSASAIADTKPTLKIGYVEGWDDSVATSNVAARIIEKKLGYQVQLVPVAAGVMWQGVARGDLDATLSAWLPVTHGAYWDQYKTKVVDLGANFSDAKIGLIVPDSVKAKSIDDLNAEKSDFGGRIVGIDAGAGVMRKTDEAIKSYGLSYTLMPSSGSAMTAELARSMNAKKPVIVTGWAPHWMFAKWKLRFLEDPKKVFGGAEHVDSVANPGLETKAKPVAAFLKKFQWKPGEIDSVMLAIQSGSKPDAAADAWIAAHADRVNAWTEGAQ, encoded by the coding sequence ATGAAATTCCTCGGGAAAATGTTGTGGACCGGCGTGCTGTCGGCGATGGTGGCGTTGAGCGCGTCCGCGATTGCGGACACGAAGCCGACGCTGAAGATCGGCTATGTCGAAGGCTGGGATGACAGCGTCGCGACGTCGAACGTCGCCGCGCGCATCATCGAGAAGAAGCTGGGCTACCAGGTGCAGCTCGTGCCGGTCGCGGCGGGCGTGATGTGGCAGGGCGTCGCGCGTGGCGACCTCGACGCGACGCTGTCCGCATGGCTGCCGGTCACGCATGGCGCGTACTGGGACCAGTACAAGACCAAGGTGGTCGATCTCGGCGCGAACTTCAGCGACGCGAAGATCGGGCTGATCGTGCCCGACAGCGTGAAGGCGAAGAGCATCGACGACCTGAACGCCGAGAAGAGCGACTTCGGTGGCCGGATCGTCGGCATCGATGCGGGCGCGGGCGTGATGCGCAAGACTGACGAGGCGATCAAGAGCTACGGCCTCAGCTACACGCTGATGCCGAGTTCCGGCAGCGCGATGACTGCCGAACTGGCCCGTTCGATGAACGCAAAAAAGCCGGTGATCGTGACCGGATGGGCACCGCACTGGATGTTCGCGAAATGGAAGCTGCGCTTCCTCGAGGATCCGAAGAAGGTCTTCGGCGGCGCGGAGCACGTCGACAGCGTGGCGAACCCGGGCCTCGAAACGAAGGCGAAGCCGGTCGCTGCGTTCCTGAAGAAATTCCAGTGGAAGCCGGGTGAAATCGACAGCGTGATGCTCGCGATCCAGAGCGGATCGAAGCCGGATGCCGCCGCCGACGCGTGGATTGCGGCCCACGCGGACCGCGTGAATGCGTGGACGGAGGGCGCGCAGTAA